A genomic stretch from Pseudomonas sp. MUP55 includes:
- a CDS encoding dermonecrotic toxin domain-containing protein yields MARLTPPYFFEELLRPVKRNAPTERERALGFTVKDLDWLHTLYYATNAARQQTKTHSYPMTVERLLIILTGKPALPLAGAFMMSPTPDARRAVLYTPYGGLEVFDSPSALIKELQDRLEQPSERADLLRFLSISQREELPANASLALTREVIQGEVMRDQEQVILTNQHSNVEAMLAQLRQLPNLHQMLDTLLGIMARVHFAGLNQGDTRVNFYSRASAGEDSHWVASTPLREALLQFYARQGWPAEQTHSFFNPRHDTTAFNQKQRDEDQLRWNSVVEQTSGILSKLLNSLVQTYWNEDFDKGQSRLAFFAQVVREKFRVDLLFKHQDFILSTDESIKLQALFLKSQAARNALNSPLRIEKIRVSAPYQHHVELASTLMISNDKAFLYTQNRGLQVLKDLDDLHATLLAMLKAAGYEDELLNFLSLDEQNVYIGMDQLQVTGCPVADDIFQEMVEDIAAKQLNNLEYALRLFRRSGGTIDLGALLDSALDIRLMLDSRLLALQTDGRWSVHPVTGTDGGPTTVIAQRTKGHLQRLEAIQAALALAHSKHPTLRSLAVKALDAQLSKSQLDLHAEDVYINTYATEAQERETRLPQASSSMVGHFIARLARKAEAVKQSSLTWFYGKRVEGAADKLHDLTVAVFNRVIEQVLATFAQQYLRTRPGAFLSNEQTRLSLGMLQGLSGEMHLRQLDKSLAPRELALLDSVLRADSLTRPTRHGLNGFIPDAFGLTLYAGHQAEPEPLANCFALTERGGYDPLHSGIVLLWTPRHGYEPFTSITDLLKKLKHRLASPTQRLFLLENLPAAKRRPHQTFELGPLKRIDRHLLNDRQDSYSRLTRADIDHVLLMNLSAKALQDWLNALLHRTPPSGLPRSIAIAQAILHQQGLAVWLGMAPPHEQILHAELLEQYRLSAPQERDYLHGIIPMRQQAVVTLSNLLAKRFPGQVVNPDNVLIAPRIDLKGHNQTLTDFALRHLPELRAEGIRLSSRTATPLPPGLDGDAVVQLVRQLDLKRLYQAHLTSHLEGQGDDALVRRDRFCRQLPWQMLQYAHEQRLDEQLSASAWSFVQQVFDMPDAVARALIHGVTAVIRPLALIATPGATPATALGCYLIGPKAGASGPTLLYAPYSPTHLLKEYASESRLLDEFTTPGALQDWVVGRLEDPQQATYRNLLSQHALRELQEIRLGDTPIPGNLLTRLFEDNLALLSQLLACQFTPGARAQWDAVTSLLGEGIPNAFQFMAGKLAYPLVIWRSFNLFKASAENLQQQRWQHALKTFIAGVAEMAALRRALDGLVPDTATPAPATTVGQWLDAPAPAAMTLATLDMTAPQRTRLSQFENTRVSLKDLKKSPATVYQDEANTRAFVPLDGKVYRVKKAGQHWRMNDGDRHGPYVQRNSRGEWVLDLDSHRPRYGKTLSKYTYRALTRSAERESINIEAVGMPAIAALSSWKALCINEALNVATYYAVTCKRNLSNFAGLRDPNSRLGRFFTEMFGILTLTPDQVQRIETRVDEVLDELVNPTLINPDTMRFVCGTHRTGETHTYAFVLPDDADKKIYLLDRFFDPNMDVYQNRLTTPFDISAHARATVLIHEITHLTSATEDLAYLDSMRPFPDLINVRITGAAQMKTDLTDLRETALSVLTPAIYLFKSLDALTQQWNDYGNRQGTSALKDKVLSTTGARTLEDARSVFMSNADRRLDTILGNADSVTYLISQLGRELDAGA; encoded by the coding sequence ATGGCTCGCTTGACCCCACCCTATTTTTTCGAAGAATTGCTGCGACCCGTCAAACGCAACGCACCCACCGAGCGCGAACGGGCGCTGGGGTTTACCGTAAAAGATCTGGACTGGCTGCACACGCTTTACTACGCCACCAACGCCGCGCGCCAGCAAACCAAAACCCACAGCTACCCGATGACCGTGGAACGCCTGCTGATTATCCTCACCGGCAAACCCGCCCTGCCGTTGGCCGGCGCGTTCATGATGAGCCCCACGCCGGACGCCAGACGCGCCGTGCTCTACACGCCCTATGGAGGCCTGGAAGTATTCGACAGCCCCTCTGCGTTGATCAAGGAACTGCAAGACCGCTTGGAGCAGCCGAGCGAACGGGCCGACCTGCTGCGTTTTCTGTCCATCAGCCAACGCGAGGAGCTGCCTGCCAACGCTTCGCTGGCGCTCACACGCGAGGTGATACAGGGCGAGGTCATGCGCGATCAGGAACAGGTAATCCTGACCAACCAGCACAGCAACGTCGAGGCAATGCTCGCCCAACTGCGCCAGCTGCCCAACCTGCACCAAATGCTCGACACGCTGCTGGGCATCATGGCTCGCGTGCACTTTGCAGGCCTGAACCAAGGCGACACCCGTGTGAACTTTTACAGCCGGGCCAGCGCCGGCGAGGACAGCCACTGGGTCGCCTCAACCCCGTTGCGCGAAGCATTGCTGCAGTTTTATGCCAGGCAAGGCTGGCCTGCCGAGCAGACTCACAGTTTCTTCAACCCGCGCCATGACACCACCGCCTTTAACCAGAAGCAACGGGACGAGGACCAGTTGCGTTGGAACAGCGTGGTTGAGCAAACCAGCGGCATTTTGTCGAAACTGCTCAACAGCCTGGTGCAAACCTACTGGAACGAGGATTTCGACAAGGGTCAGTCTCGCCTGGCGTTCTTCGCCCAGGTCGTCCGTGAAAAATTCCGTGTGGACCTGCTGTTCAAGCACCAGGATTTCATCCTGTCCACCGACGAAAGCATCAAATTGCAGGCCCTGTTCCTGAAGAGCCAAGCCGCGCGCAACGCCCTGAACAGCCCCTTGCGCATAGAAAAAATACGTGTCAGCGCGCCGTATCAACATCACGTTGAACTGGCCAGCACCCTCATGATCAGCAACGACAAAGCCTTTTTGTATACCCAAAACCGTGGCCTGCAGGTGCTCAAGGATCTGGACGACCTCCACGCCACCCTGCTGGCGATGCTCAAGGCTGCGGGCTACGAAGATGAACTGCTCAATTTCCTGTCCCTGGATGAACAGAATGTCTACATCGGGATGGACCAGTTGCAGGTCACCGGGTGTCCCGTGGCCGACGACATTTTCCAGGAAATGGTCGAGGACATTGCCGCCAAGCAGCTCAACAACCTGGAATACGCCCTCAGACTTTTTCGACGCAGCGGCGGCACCATCGACCTGGGCGCGCTGCTCGACAGTGCCCTGGACATCCGCTTGATGCTGGACAGCCGTTTACTTGCACTGCAGACCGACGGGCGCTGGAGCGTGCACCCGGTCACCGGCACCGACGGTGGCCCCACCACCGTCATCGCGCAACGCACCAAGGGCCATTTGCAACGGTTGGAGGCCATCCAGGCAGCGCTCGCACTCGCGCACAGCAAGCATCCGACCCTGCGCAGCCTGGCGGTGAAGGCGCTGGATGCACAGTTGAGCAAAAGCCAGCTGGATCTGCATGCCGAGGATGTCTATATCAATACCTATGCCACTGAAGCTCAAGAACGTGAAACGCGCTTGCCCCAGGCATCGTCAAGCATGGTCGGCCACTTTATCGCGCGCCTGGCCAGGAAGGCCGAAGCCGTGAAGCAATCATCATTGACTTGGTTTTACGGCAAGCGCGTGGAGGGCGCTGCGGACAAGCTTCACGACCTGACAGTGGCTGTTTTCAACCGGGTGATCGAGCAAGTCCTGGCGACCTTTGCGCAGCAATACCTGCGTACGCGGCCGGGTGCATTCCTGAGCAACGAACAGACACGCCTGAGTCTTGGCATGCTGCAGGGACTCAGTGGGGAGATGCACCTGCGCCAGCTGGATAAAAGCCTGGCGCCGCGTGAACTCGCGCTGCTTGACAGTGTACTCAGGGCCGACAGCCTGACGCGCCCGACCCGCCACGGCCTCAACGGCTTCATACCGGATGCCTTCGGCCTGACCCTCTACGCGGGTCACCAGGCCGAGCCAGAGCCGCTGGCCAATTGCTTTGCGTTGACCGAGCGCGGCGGATACGACCCGCTGCATTCCGGCATCGTCCTGCTGTGGACGCCCCGCCATGGCTATGAGCCGTTTACCTCGATCACCGACCTGCTCAAAAAGCTCAAGCACCGCCTGGCGTCCCCCACGCAACGCCTGTTCCTGCTGGAAAACCTGCCCGCCGCCAAACGCAGGCCTCATCAAACCTTCGAACTCGGCCCGCTGAAACGCATCGACCGCCATCTGCTCAACGATCGTCAAGACAGTTATAGCCGGCTGACGCGGGCCGATATTGACCACGTGCTCCTGATGAACCTTAGCGCAAAGGCGCTGCAGGACTGGCTGAATGCTTTGCTGCACCGCACACCGCCGTCCGGGTTGCCCAGGAGCATTGCCATCGCCCAAGCCATACTTCATCAGCAAGGGCTTGCGGTCTGGCTGGGCATGGCGCCGCCCCACGAACAGATTCTGCATGCCGAACTGCTGGAACAGTACCGCCTCAGCGCCCCGCAGGAACGTGACTACCTTCACGGCATCATCCCGATGCGCCAGCAGGCGGTAGTGACGCTTTCCAACCTGCTCGCAAAGCGTTTTCCGGGGCAGGTGGTGAATCCGGACAATGTGCTGATCGCCCCTCGTATCGATCTGAAGGGCCACAACCAGACCCTGACGGACTTTGCCTTGCGCCATTTGCCCGAGCTGCGTGCCGAAGGCATCCGGCTCAGTTCGCGCACCGCCACGCCACTGCCACCGGGCCTGGACGGCGATGCCGTGGTGCAGCTGGTGCGCCAACTGGACCTCAAGCGGTTGTACCAGGCACACCTGACCAGCCACCTGGAAGGCCAAGGCGATGACGCACTCGTACGCCGTGATCGGTTCTGTCGGCAGTTGCCCTGGCAAATGCTGCAGTACGCCCACGAACAGAGGCTCGACGAACAGCTCTCGGCCTCGGCCTGGAGCTTTGTGCAGCAGGTCTTCGACATGCCCGATGCCGTAGCCCGGGCCCTGATTCACGGCGTGACGGCGGTCATTCGCCCCCTTGCGCTGATCGCCACGCCCGGTGCAACCCCTGCCACGGCCCTGGGTTGCTACCTGATCGGCCCGAAGGCCGGCGCTAGCGGGCCCACATTGCTGTATGCACCTTACAGTCCCACGCATTTGCTCAAGGAATACGCCAGCGAATCGAGACTGCTCGATGAATTCACAACCCCTGGTGCTTTGCAGGATTGGGTAGTCGGTCGCCTGGAAGACCCTCAGCAGGCAACCTACCGCAATCTGCTGAGCCAGCACGCACTTCGCGAATTGCAAGAGATTCGTCTGGGCGACACACCTATCCCCGGCAACCTGCTGACGCGACTGTTCGAAGACAACCTCGCCCTGTTATCCCAGCTGCTCGCGTGCCAGTTTACGCCGGGCGCCAGGGCGCAGTGGGACGCGGTCACAAGCCTGCTCGGCGAGGGCATTCCCAACGCCTTTCAATTCATGGCTGGCAAGCTGGCTTATCCACTGGTGATCTGGCGCAGCTTCAATTTGTTCAAGGCGTCGGCCGAAAACCTGCAGCAACAGCGCTGGCAACACGCGCTGAAGACGTTTATCGCCGGCGTGGCCGAAATGGCCGCCTTGCGCAGGGCACTGGACGGGCTCGTGCCCGATACCGCCACGCCTGCGCCAGCCACCACGGTGGGCCAATGGCTTGACGCACCCGCGCCTGCGGCAATGACCCTGGCGACCCTGGACATGACAGCGCCCCAGCGCACTCGACTGAGTCAGTTCGAAAACACGCGGGTCAGCCTCAAAGACTTGAAAAAGAGTCCTGCGACCGTTTACCAGGACGAGGCCAACACGCGCGCTTTCGTCCCGCTGGACGGCAAGGTCTACCGGGTGAAGAAAGCCGGTCAGCACTGGCGCATGAACGACGGTGACCGGCACGGCCCCTACGTGCAGCGTAACAGCCGTGGCGAATGGGTGCTGGACCTGGACTCGCATCGCCCGCGCTACGGCAAGACGCTCTCCAAATACACTTACAGGGCGTTGACTCGCTCGGCTGAGCGCGAGTCCATCAACATCGAGGCGGTGGGCATGCCGGCCATTGCTGCGCTGTCCAGCTGGAAGGCGCTGTGCATCAACGAAGCGCTCAACGTGGCGACGTATTACGCGGTGACGTGCAAACGCAACCTTTCAAATTTTGCAGGCCTGCGCGATCCGAACAGCCGCCTCGGGCGTTTTTTCACCGAAATGTTCGGCATCCTTACCCTGACGCCCGATCAGGTGCAGCGCATCGAAACCCGCGTCGACGAGGTGCTCGACGAGTTGGTCAACCCCACGCTGATCAACCCTGACACGATGCGCTTCGTCTGTGGTACCCACCGTACTGGCGAGACCCATACCTATGCCTTCGTGCTGCCAGATGATGCGGACAAAAAGATCTACCTGCTGGACCGGTTCTTCGACCCCAACATGGACGTCTACCAAAATCGCTTGACCACCCCGTTTGATATTTCGGCCCATGCGCGCGCAACCGTGTTGATCCATGAGATCACGCACTTGACATCCGCCACCGAAGACCTGGCTTACCTGGACAGCATGCGACCGTTCCCGGACCTGATCAATGTGCGGATCACCGGCGCCGCGCAGATGAAAACCGACCTGACCGACTTGCGTGAAACAGCCCTCTCGGTGCTGACACCGGCCATCTACCTGTTCAAGAGCCTGGACGCGCTCACCCAGCAGTGGAACGATTATGGCAACCGCCAGGGTACTTCGGCGCTCAAGGACAAGGTGCTGAGTACCACTGGCGCTCGGACCCTGGAGGATGCCCGGTCTGTGTTCATGAGCAACGCCGACCGGCGCCTGGACACGATCCTGGGCAACGCCGACTCGGTCACCTACCTGATCAGCCAATTGGGCCGGGAGCTGGACGCCGGTGCCTGA
- a CDS encoding FecR family protein produces MTDKPVSEAEYDAITDAAAHWCMRLHASDCTVAERQAFSQWHDAHPLHAFEYAAMLEIWDVADHLPRTAPAPVVSALKPRPRWRTYAVAAAVCLAALPLAAFTGWQAGWLPSSYKHYQAANGLRSVTLGDGSQVELNLGTELVYSAYKDRRQVRLKKGEAFFKVAHDSDHPFIVQAGDGQVRVTGTQFNVWTYEDQVRVMLLEGSVQIASDSVHGSVPLTPGMQASYQHGDATPRVSTTRPNDPTLAWRTGKLVLDNLALADALPLINRYLDKPAMLADAGTGTIRIGGIYNLSEVNNLIPSLPKVLPVYLTQNQDGNPVLNSIPRKTPKG; encoded by the coding sequence ATGACCGACAAGCCCGTTTCCGAAGCCGAGTATGACGCCATCACCGATGCGGCCGCGCACTGGTGCATGCGCTTGCACGCGAGCGATTGCACGGTGGCCGAGCGCCAGGCCTTCAGCCAATGGCACGATGCTCATCCGCTGCATGCCTTCGAGTATGCGGCGATGCTGGAAATCTGGGACGTGGCCGATCATCTGCCGCGCACCGCGCCGGCGCCGGTGGTGTCGGCGCTCAAGCCTCGCCCGCGCTGGCGCACCTATGCGGTCGCAGCCGCGGTTTGCCTTGCCGCGTTACCGCTGGCCGCCTTCACTGGCTGGCAAGCCGGCTGGCTGCCCAGTTCCTACAAGCATTACCAGGCGGCCAACGGCTTGCGCAGCGTCACCCTTGGCGATGGCAGCCAGGTGGAATTGAACCTGGGTACCGAACTGGTCTACAGCGCTTACAAGGATCGACGTCAGGTCAGACTGAAAAAGGGCGAGGCGTTTTTCAAGGTCGCTCATGACAGCGATCATCCGTTTATCGTGCAGGCTGGCGATGGGCAAGTGCGAGTGACGGGCACCCAGTTCAATGTCTGGACCTATGAAGACCAGGTCCGGGTGATGCTGCTCGAAGGCTCGGTGCAGATCGCCAGCGACTCGGTGCATGGCAGCGTGCCGCTTACCCCGGGCATGCAGGCCAGCTACCAGCACGGCGATGCCACCCCGCGGGTGTCCACGACCAGGCCCAATGATCCCACGCTGGCATGGCGCACCGGTAAGCTGGTGCTCGACAACCTGGCCCTGGCCGACGCCCTGCCGCTGATCAACCGCTACCTAGACAAGCCCGCGATGCTGGCGGATGCGGGCACCGGGACCATTCGCATTGGCGGTATCTACAACCTCAGTGAGGTCAACAACCTCATCCCTTCCCTGCCCAAGGTGCTGCCGGTCTACCTGACCCAGAATCAGGACGGCAACCCCGTACTCAATTCCATTCCGCGCAAAACCCCCAAGGGCTGA
- a CDS encoding adhesin, with protein sequence MKRSVWVFALLASASTMADDRAVIDNSGTQYQGVLSINQAAGTRQQMSNSRAIVLGGQATTVNIQKLDGNVDPSLNAKAAILGTSFTNGNGVLGINQSAGANNQSINAVRISLNPGPQSIDDSVLLQQNTTQLTDSGLTPTTGSRQVVTSDQAFTGSRGVIQVNQSAGVGNRVANTLGITIK encoded by the coding sequence ATGAAGCGCTCGGTGTGGGTGTTCGCGCTGCTGGCCAGCGCGTCGACAATGGCTGATGACCGCGCCGTGATCGACAACAGCGGCACACAGTACCAGGGCGTTCTGTCGATCAACCAGGCGGCCGGCACCCGGCAGCAAATGTCCAACAGCCGCGCCATCGTTCTCGGCGGCCAGGCCACCACGGTCAACATCCAGAAACTCGACGGCAACGTCGACCCGTCCCTGAACGCCAAGGCGGCGATCCTGGGCACCTCTTTTACCAACGGCAACGGTGTACTGGGCATCAACCAGTCGGCCGGGGCCAATAACCAATCGATCAACGCCGTGCGGATCAGCCTAAACCCTGGCCCGCAAAGCATCGATGACAGCGTCCTGTTGCAACAGAACACGACGCAGTTGACCGACTCAGGGCTCACCCCCACCACTGGCAGCCGCCAGGTCGTGACCAGCGACCAGGCCTTCACCGGCAGCCGAGGAGTGATTCAGGTGAACCAGAGTGCCGGGGTGGGGAACCGAGTGGCTAACACCCTGGGCATCACTATCAAGTAA
- a CDS encoding C39 family peptidase, with protein MRIATLTLLMLLAGTTWAGTMAISAMPGGAVIFKKVESIRERRFANLVEQKTDFSCGAAALATILRQAYWLDVDEDHIIKGMLVTADQDLVRTQGFSMLDMKRYLESIGMRARGYKIAPDTLTTVKIPVVVLLEIRGYKHFVVMQRADKDWVYIGDPVLGHKRYSRDDFVKGWNGIVFAVLGEGYDKANVLLDPPAPLTAKNQMNEFRPVGDAELMDFGFIQSDFF; from the coding sequence ATGCGCATCGCGACCCTCACCCTCCTGATGTTGCTCGCCGGCACTACCTGGGCAGGCACCATGGCAATCTCCGCCATGCCCGGCGGTGCAGTGATCTTCAAGAAGGTCGAGAGCATTCGTGAACGCCGGTTCGCCAACCTGGTGGAACAGAAAACCGATTTCAGCTGCGGTGCCGCGGCACTCGCCACCATCCTGCGCCAGGCCTATTGGCTGGACGTCGACGAAGACCACATCATCAAAGGCATGCTGGTCACCGCCGACCAGGACCTGGTGCGTACCCAGGGTTTTTCCATGCTGGACATGAAGCGCTACCTCGAAAGCATCGGCATGCGCGCCCGGGGCTACAAGATCGCTCCGGACACCCTGACGACCGTGAAAATCCCCGTGGTGGTGCTGCTGGAAATTCGTGGCTACAAGCACTTCGTGGTGATGCAGCGGGCCGACAAGGACTGGGTGTATATCGGCGACCCGGTGCTGGGCCATAAGCGCTACTCGCGGGATGACTTCGTCAAGGGTTGGAATGGCATCGTGTTCGCCGTATTGGGTGAAGGCTACGACAAGGCCAACGTTTTGCTCGACCCGCCTGCGCCGCTGACCGCCAAGAACCAGATGAATGAGTTCAGGCCCGTGGGCGACGCCGAGCTGATGGATTTCGGTTTTATCCAGAGCGACTTCTTCTAG
- a CDS encoding sigma-54 dependent transcriptional regulator — protein sequence MIVSSVQRRLLVVDPCADCHGLLPGLRTVGWDVDSCSLEAVGDRSCDVGLLRLQPCHLERPEAVKELIGRSGTEWIAVLSQDVLRLQNVGDFVCEWFFDFHTLPFDVSRVQVTLGRAFGMARLRGKGHTPVGGPEHELLGDSRPIRELRKLLSKLAPTESPVLIRGDSGTGKELVAKTLHRQSQRHAKPFVAINCGAIPEHLIQSELFGHEKGAFTGAHQRKVGRIEAAHGGTLFLDEIGDLPMELQANLLRFLQEKQIERVGGSQPIPVDVRVLAATHVDLEAAVEKGSFREDLYYRLNVLQVITAPLRERHGDVAMLANHFSRFYSQETGRRPRSFSEDALVAMGQHLWPGNVRELANRVRRGLVLAEGRQIEAVDLGLQGEQAVSPPMATLEDYKHRAERQALCDVLNRHSDNLSVAARALGISRPTFYRLLHKHQIR from the coding sequence ATGATCGTATCCTCCGTCCAACGCCGTTTGCTGGTGGTTGATCCTTGTGCTGACTGCCATGGGTTACTGCCCGGTTTGCGCACGGTTGGATGGGACGTCGACAGCTGCAGCCTGGAGGCGGTGGGTGATCGTTCCTGCGACGTGGGCCTGCTGCGGTTGCAGCCCTGCCACCTGGAACGCCCCGAAGCGGTCAAGGAGCTGATCGGTCGCAGCGGCACCGAGTGGATCGCGGTACTCAGCCAGGATGTGCTGCGTTTGCAGAACGTCGGCGATTTCGTCTGCGAATGGTTTTTCGACTTCCACACCTTGCCCTTCGACGTGTCGCGGGTGCAGGTCACCCTGGGACGCGCCTTTGGCATGGCGCGTCTGCGCGGCAAGGGCCACACGCCAGTGGGCGGGCCCGAGCACGAGCTGCTGGGTGACAGCCGCCCCATTCGCGAACTGCGCAAGTTGTTGTCGAAGTTGGCGCCCACTGAATCCCCGGTACTGATCCGTGGCGACAGCGGCACCGGCAAGGAGCTGGTCGCCAAGACCCTGCACCGACAGTCCCAGCGACACGCCAAGCCGTTTGTGGCGATCAATTGCGGCGCCATCCCTGAACACCTGATCCAGTCGGAACTGTTCGGCCATGAAAAGGGCGCCTTCACCGGTGCCCATCAGCGCAAGGTGGGGCGCATCGAGGCCGCTCACGGTGGCACGCTGTTTCTCGACGAAATCGGCGATCTGCCGATGGAGTTGCAAGCCAACCTGCTGCGTTTTCTGCAGGAGAAACAGATTGAACGCGTCGGCGGCAGCCAGCCCATCCCGGTGGACGTGCGCGTGTTGGCGGCCACCCACGTCGACCTTGAGGCCGCCGTCGAGAAAGGCAGCTTTCGCGAAGACCTGTATTACCGCCTGAACGTGCTGCAAGTCATCACCGCGCCCTTGCGCGAACGCCACGGTGACGTGGCGATGCTGGCCAATCACTTTTCGCGCTTCTACAGCCAGGAAACCGGCCGCCGCCCGCGCAGCTTCAGCGAAGACGCATTGGTCGCAATGGGCCAACACCTGTGGCCGGGCAATGTACGTGAGTTGGCCAACCGCGTGCGCCGTGGCCTGGTTTTGGCTGAGGGGCGCCAGATCGAAGCGGTTGACCTGGGGCTGCAGGGCGAGCAGGCGGTTTCGCCGCCGATGGCTACCTTGGAAGACTACAAACACCGCGCCGAACGTCAGGCGTTGTGCGATGTGCTCAACCGGCACAGTGATAACCTGAGTGTTGCGGCACGCGCACTGGGCATTTCCCGGCCGACGTTCTACCGGTTGCTGCACAAACATCAGATCCGCTAG